A window of Komagataeibacter medellinensis NBRC 3288 contains these coding sequences:
- a CDS encoding DUF2155 domain-containing protein, whose protein sequence is MRRTVFPCLPALVLAVLPGAAAAADWLAPPAMYAPDMWQGRSIAVVRVLDKLDAHVQLVEIPVGQDVPYKSLTLHAASCLQRPATLAADSVAWLEVHDAHEGMAAFQGWMAIAEPATGVFQNPLYDVQLASCAGDMVAPIPPPLAASQAPSAAQAASPMPDGTVAPAAGTPDTPPPVAPVARPLSPPLPANPADEGAAPLMLH, encoded by the coding sequence ATGAGGCGCACCGTATTCCCATGCCTGCCTGCCCTTGTGCTTGCTGTCCTTCCCGGTGCGGCTGCCGCCGCCGACTGGCTGGCGCCACCGGCCATGTACGCGCCCGATATGTGGCAGGGCCGCAGCATTGCCGTAGTGCGGGTGCTGGACAAGCTTGATGCCCATGTGCAGCTGGTCGAGATTCCGGTGGGGCAGGATGTGCCCTACAAGAGCCTGACGCTGCATGCCGCCTCCTGCCTCCAGCGCCCGGCCACGCTGGCGGCCGATAGTGTGGCATGGCTGGAAGTTCATGATGCGCATGAGGGCATGGCCGCCTTTCAGGGCTGGATGGCGATTGCCGAACCGGCCACGGGCGTGTTCCAGAACCCGCTTTATGATGTGCAGCTTGCCAGCTGTGCGGGCGATATGGTGGCCCCCATCCCGCCGCCACTGGCGGCAAGCCAGGCCCCCAGCGCTGCCCAGGCCGCGTCTCCCATGCCAGATGGCACTGTGGCGCCCGCCGCAGGTACGCCCGATACGCCGCCGCCCGTGGCGCCTGTTGCGCGCCCGCTCTCGCCGCCGCTGCCAGCCAATCCGGCAGACGAAGGGGCAGCCCCGCTGATGCTGCATTAG
- the otsB gene encoding trehalose-phosphatase has protein sequence MSKIPSLPSLDQLPPPARAAFLLDFDGTLVDIAPTPESVVVAPGLIDTLKRLREKCGNALAVISGRPIEQIDHFLPGVPYAVAGEHGIAIRHAPGQPVERADLPPVPQTWLEQADRLAQAHPGMRVERKKAGLVLHYRGAPDAGEALGQIADEWVSATGGAFHVQAAKMAWEIRPAGIDKGHAVEVLMQAAPFAGRSPIFVGDDVTDEDGIRMAVHLGGVGFRIPANFPDPASFRGWLAQLAQGGNNAWGG, from the coding sequence ATGAGCAAGATACCTTCCCTTCCTTCGCTCGATCAGCTGCCTCCGCCCGCTCGTGCGGCGTTCCTGCTGGATTTTGATGGTACGCTGGTTGATATCGCACCCACGCCTGAATCCGTGGTCGTTGCCCCCGGTCTGATCGATACGCTGAAGCGTCTGCGGGAAAAATGCGGGAATGCGTTGGCCGTCATATCCGGTCGGCCGATCGAGCAGATCGATCATTTCCTGCCCGGCGTGCCCTATGCGGTGGCGGGCGAACATGGCATCGCCATCCGCCACGCTCCGGGTCAGCCCGTTGAACGGGCCGACCTGCCACCCGTGCCCCAGACCTGGCTGGAACAGGCCGACAGGCTGGCGCAGGCTCATCCGGGCATGCGCGTCGAGCGCAAGAAGGCTGGCCTTGTGCTGCATTACCGTGGCGCACCCGATGCGGGGGAAGCGCTGGGCCAGATCGCGGATGAATGGGTGTCGGCCACCGGCGGCGCGTTCCATGTGCAGGCGGCCAAGATGGCGTGGGAAATCCGTCCTGCCGGCATAGACAAAGGCCATGCGGTGGAAGTGCTCATGCAGGCAGCGCCTTTTGCAGGCCGGTCCCCGATTTTCGTGGGCGATGACGTGACGGATGAGGATGGCATCCGCATGGCGGTGCATCTGGGGGGAGTAGGCTTTCGCATTCCCGCCAATTTCCCCGATCCTGCTTCCTTTCGTGGGTGGCTTGCCCAACTGGCACAGGGGGGCAATAACGCATGGGGCGGCTGA
- a CDS encoding alpha,alpha-trehalose-phosphate synthase (UDP-forming) — MGRLIIVSNRVPSPRERSQPAGGLAVGLKDALREGESLWFGWSGKQVQLHGGDPVPRLDQIDNVTYATIDLTPLQYEGFYQNFSNGILWPLFHYRVGLMNYSRTDWETYLAVNAMFARTLLPLLRPDDVIWVHDYHLFPLGQALRDLGVTCRIGFFLHIPFPPWSLVRSLPGAELLLEDMQSYDLVGVQTPEDAANLNHSLEANGLPARGQAFPIGIDPDEFRAQAEKSMEGSEVERLEGSLRGAKLVLGVDRLDYSKGLPERFRGYEALLARYPEHRGKVTFLQVAPISRGSVEEYRQLRRQLDELTGRINGAYSEFDWTPIRYITRPLPREVLAGFYRRAEAALITPLRDGMNLVAKEYVAAQDPANPGVLILSHFAGAAPEMDEGILVNPYDPDEIADALHAALTMGLAERRTRWQVLEREVSSTTAVSWAADFLNALEAAPVADRS; from the coding sequence ATGGGGCGGCTGATTATTGTCTCAAACCGGGTTCCTTCGCCGCGTGAGCGCAGCCAGCCGGCCGGTGGCCTGGCTGTAGGCCTGAAGGATGCATTGCGCGAGGGGGAATCCTTGTGGTTCGGCTGGTCGGGCAAGCAGGTGCAACTGCATGGTGGTGACCCTGTGCCCCGGCTGGACCAGATTGATAACGTAACCTATGCCACCATCGACCTGACGCCGCTGCAGTATGAGGGGTTCTACCAGAACTTTTCCAACGGCATCCTGTGGCCGCTGTTTCACTACCGTGTCGGGCTGATGAACTACTCCCGCACGGACTGGGAGACCTATTTGGCGGTCAACGCCATGTTTGCCCGCACGCTGTTGCCGCTGCTGCGGCCTGACGACGTGATATGGGTGCACGACTACCACCTGTTCCCGCTGGGCCAGGCGTTGCGTGACCTCGGTGTGACATGCCGGATCGGCTTCTTCCTGCATATTCCGTTCCCGCCATGGAGTCTGGTGCGCTCTCTGCCGGGTGCCGAACTGCTGCTGGAAGACATGCAGAGCTACGACCTTGTCGGCGTGCAGACGCCGGAAGATGCCGCGAACCTGAATCATTCACTTGAAGCCAACGGCCTGCCCGCGCGTGGCCAGGCATTCCCCATCGGGATCGACCCTGATGAGTTCCGCGCACAGGCGGAAAAAAGCATGGAAGGTTCTGAGGTCGAGCGGCTGGAAGGCAGCCTGCGCGGGGCGAAGCTGGTGCTGGGCGTGGACCGGCTGGACTATTCCAAGGGCCTACCTGAGCGTTTCCGTGGCTATGAAGCGCTTCTGGCGCGCTACCCCGAGCATCGGGGCAAGGTTACATTCCTGCAGGTGGCCCCCATCTCGCGCGGTAGTGTCGAAGAATACCGTCAGCTGCGCCGCCAGCTTGATGAACTGACCGGGCGCATCAACGGCGCTTATTCCGAATTTGACTGGACCCCAATCCGCTATATCACCCGCCCGCTCCCGCGCGAAGTGCTGGCCGGTTTCTACCGCCGGGCGGAGGCCGCCCTCATTACCCCGCTGCGCGATGGTATGAACCTTGTGGCCAAGGAATATGTCGCAGCCCAGGACCCTGCCAATCCCGGTGTGCTGATCCTGTCGCATTTTGCCGGTGCCGCGCCGGAAATGGATGAGGGCATTCTGGTCAACCCATATGACCCCGATGAGATTGCCGATGCCCTGCATGCGGCCCTGACCATGGGGCTGGCGGAACGGCGCACGCGCTGGCAGGTGCTTGAGCGGGAGGTCAGCAGCACGACAGCCGTAAGCTGGGCGGCCGATTTCCTGAACGCGCTTGAAGCGGCCCCCGTCGCGGACCGGTCCTGA
- a CDS encoding disulfide bond formation protein B, translating into MRQTAVLMVVAGAAALGVAWWSEYVLGHVPCGLCLWERWPYRIVAVLGLLAAFLPRDGARSVLVLCIPVLAVAVGLGFVHVGVEQGWWASPLPECRAPVFHGGSFAQRLAAMPARPAKPCDAPTYLVPGVPLSMAALGSLYAGVLIFIVRRGTQVRTRFRGRGRKSIQG; encoded by the coding sequence ATGCGACAGACTGCCGTGTTAATGGTGGTGGCCGGTGCGGCTGCTCTTGGGGTTGCGTGGTGGAGTGAATACGTGCTGGGCCATGTGCCCTGCGGGTTGTGCCTGTGGGAGCGCTGGCCCTACCGTATTGTGGCGGTGCTGGGGCTTCTGGCCGCCTTCCTGCCGCGTGATGGCGCACGCAGTGTGCTGGTGCTGTGCATACCGGTGCTGGCGGTGGCGGTAGGCCTTGGGTTTGTTCATGTGGGGGTGGAGCAGGGATGGTGGGCCAGCCCGCTGCCTGAATGCCGGGCCCCCGTCTTCCATGGTGGCAGTTTCGCACAGCGTCTGGCCGCAATGCCAGCGCGCCCGGCCAAGCCGTGTGACGCGCCGACCTACCTTGTGCCCGGTGTGCCGCTATCCATGGCGGCACTGGGCAGTCTTTACGCAGGGGTGCTGATTTTCATCGTGCGGCGCGGCACGCAGGTCAGGACAAGGTTCCGCGGCCGCGGCCGAAAATCAATCCAAGGATGA
- a CDS encoding DUF1328 domain-containing protein — MDLLRWTITFLVLALIAAVFGFSGISDTFAYFGKILFFIFIVLFILGLIFGRGRGTLS; from the coding sequence ATGGACCTGTTACGCTGGACCATCACATTCCTTGTCCTGGCCCTGATCGCCGCGGTCTTTGGCTTCAGCGGTATTTCCGATACCTTTGCCTACTTTGGCAAGATCCTGTTCTTTATCTTCATCGTGCTATTCATCCTTGGATTGATTTTCGGCCGCGGCCGCGGAACCTTGTCCTGA
- a CDS encoding NAD(+) synthase translates to MTAGRGTAGFHGLYQHGFARVAACTLPVVLADPMENARRIHEGIVACHQAGAVLAVFPELGLSGYAIEDLRQQDVLLDRVTEATVWLARQTAGLLPLVLVGAPVVWEGALYNCAIALHDGRVVGVIPKSYLPNYREFYEARQFTAGAGLRGGHVTLAGHTVPFGTDLLFHAPDVPGLVMAAELCEDMWVPQPPAVHAALAGATVIANLSASNITVGKARTRTLLCQSLSARCLCAYIYAAAGEGESTTDVAWDGQTSIFENGATLAQSERFPTGLVTLLADVDLDLLRQERLRMGTFADNRAHAAGQDWRRIDLVLVPPATDLGLRRAIPRFPFVPSDAALLDQDCYEAFTIQVTALKRRVLASRAKTLVIGVSGGLDSTHALLVAARAADECGLGRQAVLGYTMPGFGTSSGTRDNAHELMAALGVQAREIDIRPAARLMLEQMGHPFARGEAVYDVTFENVQAGLRTDFLFRLANQSGGIVIGTGDLSELALGWCTYGVGDQMAHYNVNAGLPKTLIQHLIRWVMAHGRETARTCTVLDAILATEISPELVPATAAQAVQSTESLIGPYALHDFTLFHVLRYGFRPSKIAFMALHAWGDATRGDWPPGFPDAGRKAYTLAEIRHWLGAFLNRFFGFSQFKRSAMPNGPKVLAGGALSPRGDWRAPSDGNARIWIEELESRVPSN, encoded by the coding sequence ATGACGGCAGGCAGGGGTACGGCAGGTTTTCATGGTTTGTACCAGCATGGTTTTGCGCGCGTGGCCGCCTGCACCCTGCCCGTGGTGCTGGCCGATCCGATGGAAAACGCCCGCCGCATTCATGAAGGCATCGTGGCCTGTCATCAGGCGGGCGCGGTGCTGGCGGTGTTTCCCGAACTCGGCCTATCGGGCTATGCGATTGAGGACCTGCGCCAGCAGGACGTGCTGCTTGACCGGGTGACGGAAGCGACGGTGTGGCTGGCTCGGCAGACGGCGGGCCTGCTGCCGCTGGTGCTGGTTGGCGCCCCCGTGGTGTGGGAAGGGGCGCTGTACAACTGCGCCATCGCCCTGCATGATGGGCGGGTTGTCGGTGTCATACCCAAATCCTACCTACCCAATTATCGTGAATTCTATGAAGCCCGTCAGTTCACCGCAGGGGCCGGGCTACGGGGCGGGCATGTCACGCTGGCGGGCCATACGGTGCCATTTGGCACCGACCTGCTGTTCCATGCCCCCGATGTGCCCGGCCTGGTGATGGCCGCCGAACTGTGTGAGGACATGTGGGTGCCTCAGCCCCCGGCGGTCCATGCCGCCCTTGCAGGGGCCACGGTCATTGCCAATCTGTCCGCCAGTAATATCACGGTCGGCAAGGCCCGCACGCGTACGCTGCTGTGCCAGTCCCTGTCCGCCCGCTGTCTGTGCGCCTATATCTATGCTGCCGCCGGGGAAGGTGAATCCACCACCGACGTGGCATGGGACGGGCAGACCTCAATCTTTGAAAATGGAGCGACACTGGCGCAGAGTGAGCGCTTTCCCACCGGTCTGGTCACGCTGCTGGCGGATGTGGATCTGGACCTGCTGCGCCAGGAACGGCTGCGTATGGGCACCTTTGCCGATAACCGCGCCCATGCGGCGGGGCAGGACTGGCGGCGCATCGACCTGGTCCTGGTGCCACCCGCCACGGATCTTGGTCTGCGGCGCGCCATTCCCCGCTTTCCCTTCGTGCCAAGTGATGCGGCGCTTCTGGATCAGGATTGTTACGAGGCCTTTACCATTCAGGTTACGGCTCTCAAGCGCCGCGTGCTGGCATCGCGCGCAAAGACGCTGGTGATCGGGGTATCGGGTGGGCTGGATTCCACGCATGCCCTGCTGGTCGCGGCCCGGGCAGCCGATGAATGTGGACTGGGGCGACAGGCGGTGCTGGGCTACACCATGCCTGGTTTTGGCACAAGCAGCGGTACACGCGACAATGCGCATGAACTCATGGCCGCCCTTGGTGTGCAGGCGCGCGAGATCGATATCCGCCCGGCAGCACGTCTCATGCTGGAACAGATGGGCCACCCCTTTGCCAGGGGGGAGGCGGTGTATGATGTCACGTTCGAGAACGTGCAGGCGGGGCTGCGCACTGATTTCCTGTTCCGTCTGGCCAATCAGTCCGGCGGGATCGTGATCGGCACGGGCGACCTGTCGGAACTGGCGCTGGGGTGGTGCACCTATGGCGTGGGTGATCAGATGGCGCATTACAATGTTAATGCCGGCCTGCCCAAGACGCTGATTCAGCATCTGATTCGCTGGGTCATGGCCCATGGGCGGGAGACGGCGCGGACCTGCACCGTGCTGGATGCCATCCTTGCCACCGAGATCTCGCCCGAACTGGTGCCTGCCACGGCCGCGCAGGCGGTACAGAGCACTGAATCACTTATCGGTCCTTACGCACTGCATGATTTCACGCTGTTTCATGTGCTGCGTTACGGATTCCGTCCCTCCAAGATCGCCTTTATGGCGCTGCACGCATGGGGGGATGCCACGCGGGGGGACTGGCCCCCGGGATTCCCCGATGCAGGCAGGAAAGCCTATACGCTGGCGGAAATCCGGCATTGGCTGGGGGCTTTCCTCAACCGTTTCTTTGGCTTCAGCCAGTTCAAGCGTTCGGCCATGCCCAACGGGCCAAAGGTGCTGGCTGGTGGCGCGCTCTCGCCACGCGGCGACTGGCGCGCGCCGTCGGATGGCAATGCCCGAATCTGGATAGAGGAACTGGAAAGCCGCGTTCCGTCAAATTAA
- a CDS encoding HU family DNA-binding protein gives MSKAFIAAVIQDSIDCTGVAANQAASDLIQAIVKELKREGGFTLPSFGTFTVKKTKARKALNPRTGEPVKVKAGKTVRFKASPNLKKAV, from the coding sequence ATGAGTAAAGCCTTCATTGCAGCCGTTATACAGGATTCGATTGATTGTACCGGCGTTGCTGCCAATCAGGCTGCTTCTGACCTGATTCAGGCGATTGTCAAGGAACTCAAGCGTGAGGGTGGTTTCACGCTGCCCTCATTCGGCACGTTCACAGTCAAGAAAACCAAGGCCCGCAAGGCGCTCAATCCGCGCACGGGCGAACCGGTCAAGGTCAAGGCTGGCAAGACGGTACGCTTTAAGGCAAGTCCCAATCTCAAGAAGGCGGTCTGA
- a CDS encoding LutC/YkgG family protein, giving the protein MSSRDEILQALRANRPTPENHPLPPVATLGDMDASRERFITSLKILGGDVLEPATPGETLDEAIARRHPDAKVICSNVPEARGTLPVEKIRTPQDAAMIDVTVVRAPFGIAEMGSIFLSEAQLPINSFAHLGQHIVVLLAASELTANMHTAYQQRPEFRSANYGVLMSGPSATADIQGVLIRGAQGVRSLSVWFT; this is encoded by the coding sequence ATGAGCTCACGCGACGAGATCCTGCAGGCGCTGCGCGCCAACCGTCCCACGCCTGAAAACCATCCCCTGCCACCAGTCGCAACCCTGGGAGACATGGATGCCAGCAGGGAACGCTTCATCACCAGCCTGAAGATACTGGGCGGTGACGTGCTGGAGCCGGCAACACCCGGCGAAACGCTGGATGAAGCCATCGCACGCCGCCACCCCGATGCGAAGGTCATCTGCTCCAACGTGCCCGAAGCCCGTGGCACGCTGCCGGTGGAGAAGATTAGAACCCCGCAGGACGCGGCCATGATTGACGTGACCGTGGTGCGCGCGCCCTTCGGCATTGCGGAAATGGGGTCCATTTTCCTGAGCGAGGCTCAGTTGCCGATCAATTCATTCGCGCATCTGGGGCAGCATATCGTGGTGTTGCTGGCGGCCAGTGAACTAACGGCCAACATGCACACCGCCTATCAGCAGCGGCCGGAATTCCGCTCTGCCAATTATGGTGTGCTGATGAGCGGCCCCTCCGCCACGGCTGATATCCAGGGCGTACTGATCCGTGGCGCGCAGGGCGTGCGCTCGCTCTCGGTCTGGTTTACCTGA
- a CDS encoding lactate utilization protein B: MSDRPVNHARAAEHFLEDKPHLQFHDERLWDMRQKRDGQMHILPEWQELREEASRIKEHTLSRLPEYLEQFEENAKKNGIHVHWARDGAEHNRIVSEILKAHNAHNLIKSKSMVTEECDMRPYLEKQGVRVTETDLGERIQQLDDQLPSHIVVPAVHKLTSDVARIFAKDYNTDPNIRDPHLLAEAQRQAARPVILGADSGMTGGNFVVAETGTFVVCTNEGNADLSATVPNLHIATIGIERLVPRMADLGVFVRLLSRSALGSPITQYTTHFRGPQKGGEMHVVLVDNGRSARLGMEDFWTSLKCIRCGACMNTCPVYRRSGGLSYGAVYSGPIGAIIDPTFNERKYSTLPYASTLNGSCTNVCPVKINIHEQLYKWRRVLVQHHEMPFVKREIMHMAGKLMGQPKLYRAAIKATEVSLSTMPRFVLYNWLNPWGKHRENPHPVKQTFNDWYRKNRKPGKDDAPEAKK; encoded by the coding sequence ATGAGTGACAGGCCGGTCAATCACGCCCGGGCGGCGGAACACTTCCTTGAAGACAAGCCCCACCTGCAGTTCCATGACGAACGCCTGTGGGACATGCGCCAGAAGCGCGATGGCCAGATGCACATCCTGCCCGAATGGCAGGAACTGCGCGAGGAAGCATCCCGCATCAAGGAACACACGCTCTCCCGCCTGCCCGAATACCTTGAGCAGTTCGAGGAAAACGCGAAGAAAAACGGCATCCACGTCCATTGGGCACGCGATGGGGCGGAGCACAACCGCATCGTGAGCGAGATCCTGAAGGCTCATAACGCGCACAACCTGATCAAGAGCAAGTCCATGGTCACCGAGGAGTGTGACATGCGGCCCTATCTTGAAAAACAGGGCGTGCGCGTTACCGAAACGGATCTGGGCGAGCGCATCCAGCAGCTTGATGACCAGTTGCCCAGCCATATCGTGGTGCCGGCTGTGCACAAGCTGACATCGGACGTGGCCAGGATATTCGCCAAGGATTACAACACCGACCCCAATATCCGCGACCCGCACCTGCTGGCCGAGGCCCAGCGCCAGGCAGCCCGCCCGGTCATACTGGGTGCCGATTCGGGCATGACGGGCGGCAACTTCGTAGTGGCGGAGACCGGCACGTTTGTCGTGTGCACCAATGAAGGCAATGCCGACCTGAGTGCCACGGTGCCCAACCTGCATATCGCCACCATCGGCATCGAGCGGCTAGTACCGCGCATGGCCGATCTTGGCGTGTTCGTCCGCCTGCTTTCACGCAGTGCGCTAGGTTCGCCCATTACGCAGTACACCACCCATTTCCGTGGCCCGCAGAAGGGTGGCGAGATGCATGTCGTGCTGGTCGATAACGGTCGTTCCGCACGCCTTGGCATGGAAGATTTCTGGACATCGCTCAAATGCATCCGCTGTGGCGCATGCATGAACACCTGCCCCGTCTACCGCCGCTCCGGCGGACTGTCCTACGGTGCCGTCTATTCTGGCCCGATCGGCGCAATCATTGACCCAACCTTTAACGAGCGCAAATACAGCACGCTTCCCTATGCCTCCACGCTGAACGGAAGCTGCACCAATGTCTGCCCGGTCAAGATCAACATTCACGAGCAGCTGTACAAGTGGCGCCGCGTGCTGGTGCAGCACCACGAAATGCCCTTCGTCAAACGTGAGATCATGCACATGGCGGGCAAGCTGATGGGCCAGCCCAAACTGTACCGCGCCGCCATCAAGGCGACCGAAGTCTCGCTCAGCACCATGCCGCGCTTCGTGCTGTATAACTGGCTGAACCCATGGGGCAAGCACCGCGAAAACCCCCATCCAGTCAAGCAGACCTTCAATGACTGGTACCGCAAGAACCGCAAGCCCGGTAAAGATGACGCACCGGAGGCCAAGAAATGA
- a CDS encoding (Fe-S)-binding protein has product MKIGLFIPCYIDAFYPEAGIATLELLEKLGQDVEYPLDQTCCGQPMGNSGCNSDAAAAEALFVRNFAKYDKIVMPSGSCTHHVRDNFDAIEQTDEVRHVRENTFELVEFLHDVLKVDAFPWAEFNHTVGLHNSCGTLRALRTASMSELGEKPFSKPMDLLSKVKGIRFVTPKRPDECCGFGGTFSVTEEAVSAQMGVDKVRDHHQAGAEYIVSADSSCVMHQQGCAERAGVPIRFIHIAQILNGAAQ; this is encoded by the coding sequence ATGAAAATCGGTCTGTTCATTCCGTGTTATATCGACGCATTCTACCCCGAGGCGGGAATTGCCACGCTGGAACTGCTGGAAAAACTGGGGCAGGATGTAGAATATCCGCTGGACCAGACCTGCTGCGGCCAGCCCATGGGCAATTCCGGCTGCAATTCGGACGCGGCAGCGGCGGAAGCCCTGTTTGTTCGTAACTTTGCCAAATACGACAAGATCGTCATGCCTTCGGGCAGTTGCACGCACCATGTGCGCGACAATTTTGATGCCATCGAGCAGACGGATGAAGTCCGCCACGTGCGCGAGAACACCTTTGAACTGGTGGAGTTCCTCCATGACGTGCTGAAGGTCGATGCCTTCCCGTGGGCGGAGTTCAACCACACCGTGGGCCTGCACAACAGCTGCGGCACACTGCGCGCGCTACGCACGGCCAGCATGTCCGAACTGGGGGAGAAGCCCTTCTCCAAACCGATGGACCTACTGAGCAAGGTCAAGGGTATCCGCTTTGTCACCCCCAAGCGGCCCGATGAGTGCTGCGGGTTTGGGGGCACCTTCTCGGTTACGGAAGAAGCCGTATCCGCGCAGATGGGCGTGGACAAGGTACGTGACCACCATCAGGCGGGGGCGGAATATATCGTCTCGGCCGATTCCTCATGCGTCATGCACCAGCAGGGCTGCGCCGAGCGCGCGGGCGTACCCATCCGCTTCATCCATATCGCGCAGATCCTGAACGGAGCAGCCCAATGA
- a CDS encoding LysR family transcriptional regulator → MDLRHLRYFVAVAENGSFTRAAEQLGIEQPPLSQQIKHLENELGVLLFQRLTRGVRLTDVGLVLLDQARALLGMQQQFMATAHGLARGEKGHIRVGLAGAVSLLPMIPLTVRRFREVWPDVTIYLEESNTPALRKALHDRAIDIAIVRPPVPDGAGLLVSPLLEEETVVALPKGHPLAIRPHLELEMLADEPFIIFPRELGPGFHDAILSACQNAGFTPRMGQQAPQIASTVPLVAAGLGVSVVPRSLHQIHSGGVTYHSLGIKAPRAELAIAMRAGQHVPLLTNFISTLRACCRTMHDTAVSVAPDGTED, encoded by the coding sequence ATGGATCTAAGGCATTTACGTTATTTTGTGGCTGTTGCCGAGAACGGAAGCTTTACGCGTGCTGCAGAGCAGCTAGGCATAGAACAGCCACCTCTGAGCCAGCAGATCAAGCATCTGGAGAATGAACTGGGCGTTCTGCTGTTCCAACGCCTGACGCGCGGGGTGCGGCTTACGGATGTGGGGCTGGTGCTGTTGGATCAGGCGCGTGCCCTGCTGGGCATGCAGCAGCAGTTCATGGCCACTGCCCACGGTCTGGCACGCGGCGAGAAGGGGCATATCCGCGTGGGGCTGGCGGGGGCGGTGTCCCTCTTGCCCATGATCCCGCTAACTGTGCGGCGCTTCCGTGAAGTCTGGCCCGATGTCACCATCTATCTGGAGGAAAGCAACACTCCCGCCCTGCGCAAGGCCCTGCATGACCGCGCTATTGATATCGCCATCGTCCGCCCCCCGGTGCCCGATGGTGCGGGGCTTCTTGTCTCCCCCCTGTTGGAAGAGGAGACGGTGGTGGCCCTGCCCAAGGGGCATCCGCTGGCAATCCGGCCGCATCTGGAACTGGAAATGCTGGCGGATGAACCCTTCATCATCTTCCCCCGCGAACTGGGGCCGGGTTTTCATGATGCGATCCTGTCGGCATGCCAGAATGCCGGCTTTACCCCACGCATGGGCCAACAGGCGCCGCAGATCGCCTCCACCGTACCGCTGGTGGCGGCAGGGCTCGGGGTCTCGGTCGTGCCCCGTTCGCTCCACCAGATCCATTCGGGCGGCGTGACCTATCATTCGCTGGGGATCAAGGCGCCACGCGCGGAACTGGCCATTGCCATGCGTGCAGGCCAGCATGTGCCGTTGCTGACCAATTTCATTTCCACGCTACGGGCGTGCTGTCGCACCATGCATGATACCGCCGTATCCGTCGCCCCGGATGGGACGGAGGACTGA
- a CDS encoding zinc-binding metallopeptidase family protein has product MKLFFCQSCEQVLFFENTTCERCGHTLGYLPHDTELYALDAMGDGLWRPLGAGTHHAPRALCANNAHSACNWLAEPGQAYCIACSFNRTIPNLSVSGNMARWQKLEVAKHRLFYTLLRLGLPMYNRHQDPANGLAFDFLDRLPDGTPAMTGHMNGIITIAMNETDDAQREKMRQEMGEYYRTLLGHFRHEIGHYYWNVLIRDAGPVRLEACRAVFGDDRQDYAASLQAHYNAPPGPDWRGHYVSHYATSHPWEDFAETWAHYLHIISTLETAWAYRISIDAAGAHAPPLSTSIQRDPYTEMSFDEITQGWLPLTYAVNSLNRSMGLPDFYPFVLTPEILRKLSFIHDLVRASRVD; this is encoded by the coding sequence ATGAAACTGTTTTTCTGCCAGTCATGCGAACAGGTCCTGTTTTTTGAGAATACGACCTGTGAACGCTGCGGCCATACGCTGGGCTACCTGCCACACGATACTGAACTCTATGCGCTCGATGCCATGGGAGACGGGCTGTGGCGGCCTCTGGGCGCAGGTACCCATCATGCTCCCCGCGCCCTGTGCGCCAACAATGCCCATAGCGCGTGTAACTGGCTGGCCGAACCGGGACAGGCCTACTGCATTGCGTGCAGCTTCAACCGCACCATCCCCAACCTGTCGGTGTCGGGCAACATGGCACGGTGGCAGAAGCTGGAAGTGGCCAAGCACCGGCTGTTCTATACCCTGCTGCGACTTGGCCTGCCCATGTACAACCGGCACCAGGACCCGGCCAACGGCCTGGCCTTCGACTTCCTTGACCGCCTGCCCGATGGCACACCCGCCATGACCGGCCACATGAATGGCATCATCACCATCGCCATGAACGAGACGGATGATGCCCAGCGCGAGAAGATGCGCCAGGAAATGGGGGAATACTACCGTACCCTGCTTGGCCATTTCCGCCATGAAATCGGGCATTACTACTGGAACGTCCTGATCCGCGACGCAGGCCCCGTGCGGCTGGAAGCCTGCCGCGCGGTGTTTGGCGATGACCGGCAGGACTATGCCGCAAGCCTACAGGCCCATTACAACGCCCCCCCCGGCCCCGACTGGCGTGGCCATTATGTCAGCCACTATGCGACGTCCCACCCGTGGGAGGACTTTGCCGAGACATGGGCACATTACCTGCACATCATCTCGACACTTGAAACCGCATGGGCCTATCGCATCTCCATTGATGCGGCAGGCGCGCACGCCCCGCCTCTGAGCACCAGCATCCAGCGCGACCCGTATACGGAAATGTCCTTTGACGAGATCACACAGGGCTGGCTGCCGCTGACCTATGCGGTCAACAGTCTCAACCGCTCCATGGGACTACCCGATTTCTATCCCTTTGTGCTCACGCCTGAAATCCTGCGCAAGCTGTCCTTCATCCACGACCTGGTCCGCGCCAGCCGCGTGGACTGA